The genomic window TTCCAGCGGGACACGGTCGCCGGCGCCGCACCAGGCGGCGACGATCACATCGGGCTGCGCTTCCGCGACCTGCTGCGGAGTTGTCTGCTTGCCGGGTGCGCCAATGAACTCGCCCCCGGCGGCCTGCACCAGTTCCGCCACCCAGGGCTGCGAGTGGATCAACGGCTTGCCCCATTCTTCACAATAGACTCGCAGACGCGTTCCGCTTGCCTGCGAGGCAATGGCCGAGATGTCGGCCTGCATCCTGGCGATGACCTCCGCGCCACGCTCGGGCGCGCCGAGTATGCCGGCAATGGCGCCAATGTCGCCGTAGATATCGACCAGGGTGCGGGGCGCGAACCCTAGAAAGCGCACACCCGCTTTCAGGATTTCGATGACGGCTTTTTCCTGGTAGGGAACGGATGCGATCACCAGATCCGGCTTGGCGGCCAGGATCTCGGCCGACTGCGCGGTCCAGGAATCGGCCACGATGATGCGGCCGGTTGCGGCGTCGGGGCAGACATCGGCGCAGTAGCGGGTGCAGGCGACAACCCGGTCGAGAAGACCCAAGCAGTCGATGATCACCGTCGCGCTGGGTTGGAGCGAGACGATGCGGCATGGCGTATGCGAAGTCATGGATCATTGAGTAGCTCGCAAATGGTAGCCGGGCAGACTGACGCTCGAGCTGCCAGCGACCAGCTACGAGCTGCCAACGGACAGCGGTGCATCGCTCACCAGGAACTGTTCCATTTCCGCGACCTCGGTTTGCGGCAGCCGTTCCCAGCGCGATTTCAAGTACGCCCACGGAATATGGAACAACAATACCTGGGGGCTGAATTTCGACGAGGAATGAATCCAGCAGGAATGAGTGCACCAGCACTTGGCGCCAGGAATTGCTTTGACCTCTTCCTGCATCTGCGATGAGCCCAGCGCGGCGGATAAGTTGAAATCGAAATCCTGCAGGCGGCCGAGCTTGGGACGCAGCTCGCAGGCGCGGAAGTGGCCGTCGTGGTCGATCACGACGGTGCTCTGGCCGGCAGTGCAGGCCATGGGCCAAGCCTTGTTGCTGTAATGGTTTTGCTGGTGAATGTCGAAGTGAAACTTTATGTTTCCCAGGTAGTAGGCCCGGGCCAGCGCGCGCGGCACCGCGGGCAGGTGCGCGAACAGGCGATCGGCATAGCGTTCATGGAACCACATCAGCTTCCGGTGCAGGGCCAC from Terriglobales bacterium includes these protein-coding regions:
- a CDS encoding ABC transporter substrate-binding protein, which translates into the protein MTSHTPCRIVSLQPSATVIIDCLGLLDRVVACTRYCADVCPDAATGRIIVADSWTAQSAEILAAKPDLVIASVPYQEKAVIEILKAGVRFLGFAPRTLVDIYGDIGAIAGILGAPERGAEVIARMQADISAIASQASGTRLRVYCEEWGKPLIHSQPWVAELVQAAGGEFIGAPGKQTTPQQVAEAQPDVIVAAWCGAGDRVPLEKIVRERHWQELPAVRHGRVFCIRDELLNTPAPTLVGGLRALAHAINPRLFSNADGIRPLATNY